A region from the Clavibacter sp. A6099 genome encodes:
- the serB gene encoding phosphoserine phosphatase SerB, producing MSAASPLTPPAPSAPPVDPVLPRMLVVLDVDSTLIEDEAIELLAAEAGSLDEVAAVTDRAMRGELDFAESLRSRVATLAGLPCSVHATVGARIRVTPGAERMIQGLHDAGHVVAVVSGGFHELLDPLAERLGLDMWRANRLETAEGRLTGLVTGPVIDAAAKRAAVEEWSRELGIPLARVVAVGDGANDLEMMAVAGLSVAFDAKPAVRRSADVCVDRRDLAQVLALLGLPR from the coding sequence GTGAGCGCCGCCAGCCCGCTGACGCCGCCCGCCCCGTCGGCGCCGCCCGTCGACCCTGTCCTGCCGCGCATGCTCGTGGTGCTCGACGTCGACTCGACCCTCATCGAGGACGAGGCCATCGAGCTGCTCGCCGCCGAGGCGGGCTCCCTCGACGAGGTCGCCGCCGTCACCGACCGGGCGATGCGCGGCGAGCTCGACTTCGCGGAGAGCCTCCGCTCACGGGTCGCCACGCTGGCCGGGCTGCCCTGCTCCGTGCACGCGACGGTGGGGGCGCGGATCCGCGTCACGCCGGGTGCCGAGCGCATGATCCAGGGTCTGCACGACGCGGGCCACGTCGTCGCCGTCGTGTCGGGCGGGTTCCACGAGCTGCTGGATCCGCTCGCCGAGCGACTCGGGCTCGACATGTGGCGCGCCAACAGGCTGGAGACCGCCGAGGGGCGTCTCACGGGACTCGTCACGGGGCCGGTCATCGACGCCGCAGCGAAGCGCGCCGCCGTGGAGGAGTGGAGCCGCGAGCTCGGGATCCCGCTCGCCCGCGTCGTCGCGGTGGGCGACGGGGCCAACGACCTCGAGATGATGGCCGTGGCCGGGCTGTCGGTGGCCTTCGACGCGAAGCCCGCCGTGCGCCGGAGCGCCGACGTGTGCGTCGACCGCCGCGACCTCGCGCAGGTGCTCGCGCTCCTCGGCCTCCCGCGCTGA
- a CDS encoding phosphotransferase enzyme family protein: protein MSDLLAAWDIGPAALTELGATHNHAYRVDVGDGSRYLLRLHVARRKQREIDLELGWLDVLAARGGPSVPVPQRTRDGSWTATVEVAVPDDDEIGLRRAVVGASGGRVERRLASLLTWHDGEMLSSLPASADAGPFAETLAALHAAGADPIAVGLAGQRRRYDADYATIRLERLVEGYPGIMSDGSTADALAGAIEELRATLAQAGPPIMVHGDYHPGNLIQGPTGVSVIDFDRCGLGPAGLDVAAAIMYLAPRQRAQFHRAYTAAGGSTGVPDERFGAFIFLAYLDNVTHLASLPSERERMPANIAQLAAIARAVVTG, encoded by the coding sequence GTGTCCGATCTCCTGGCGGCCTGGGACATCGGTCCCGCCGCGCTCACCGAGCTGGGGGCCACGCACAACCACGCGTACCGGGTCGACGTCGGCGACGGATCCCGCTACCTGCTGCGCCTGCACGTCGCGCGCCGGAAGCAGCGCGAGATCGACCTGGAGCTCGGCTGGCTCGACGTGCTCGCCGCGCGCGGCGGGCCGTCCGTGCCGGTGCCGCAGCGCACGCGCGACGGCTCCTGGACGGCGACCGTCGAGGTCGCCGTCCCGGACGACGACGAGATCGGCCTCCGCCGTGCGGTGGTCGGCGCCTCGGGCGGACGCGTGGAGCGGCGCCTCGCGAGCCTGCTCACCTGGCACGACGGCGAGATGCTGAGCAGCCTCCCCGCATCGGCAGACGCCGGCCCGTTCGCCGAGACGCTGGCCGCCCTGCATGCGGCCGGCGCGGATCCCATCGCCGTCGGGCTCGCGGGCCAGCGTCGCCGATACGACGCGGACTACGCGACCATCCGCCTGGAGCGCCTGGTCGAGGGCTATCCCGGCATCATGTCCGACGGCTCCACCGCGGACGCGCTGGCCGGCGCGATCGAGGAGCTCCGCGCGACGCTCGCGCAAGCCGGGCCGCCCATCATGGTGCACGGCGACTACCACCCCGGGAACCTGATCCAGGGGCCGACCGGCGTCTCCGTCATCGACTTCGACCGGTGCGGCCTGGGGCCCGCCGGCCTCGACGTGGCCGCCGCGATCATGTACCTCGCGCCCCGTCAGCGCGCGCAGTTCCACCGCGCGTACACGGCGGCGGGCGGCAGCACGGGCGTCCCCGACGAGCGCTTCGGAGCGTTCATCTTCCTGGCGTACCTCGACAACGTCACGCACCTCGCGAGCCTGCCCTCGGAGCGCGAGCGGATGCCCGCGAACATCGCGCAGCTCGCGGCGATCGCCCGGGCGGTCGTCACGGGCTGA
- the fabG gene encoding 3-oxoacyl-ACP reductase FabG, whose product MSTARTVVVTGGNRGIGYAIAEEMLRRGHRVAVTARSGQGPDGSLTVRADVTDAASVDAAFTEVEAAYGPVEVVVANAGITRDTLMMRMSDDDFTEVVDTNLGGAFRVVKRASKGMLKARFGRIVLISSVVGLYGSGGQVNYAASKSGLVGLARSVTRELGGRGITANVVAPGFIETDMTAELPEATAAEYKKSIPAGRYGTAAEVAGVVAWVSSDEAAYISGAVIPVDGGLGMGH is encoded by the coding sequence ATGAGCACCGCACGCACCGTCGTCGTCACCGGAGGCAACAGGGGGATCGGGTACGCGATCGCCGAGGAGATGCTGCGCCGCGGCCACCGCGTCGCCGTCACCGCGCGCTCCGGCCAGGGTCCCGACGGCAGCCTGACGGTGCGCGCCGACGTGACCGACGCCGCGTCCGTCGACGCCGCGTTCACCGAGGTCGAGGCCGCGTACGGACCGGTCGAGGTCGTGGTCGCCAACGCGGGCATCACGCGCGACACCCTCATGATGCGGATGAGCGACGACGACTTCACCGAGGTGGTCGACACGAACCTGGGCGGCGCGTTCCGCGTCGTCAAGCGCGCGTCGAAGGGCATGCTCAAGGCGCGCTTCGGCCGCATCGTCCTCATCTCCAGCGTCGTCGGGCTGTACGGCTCGGGTGGCCAGGTCAACTACGCGGCGTCGAAGAGCGGGCTGGTGGGCCTCGCCCGCTCCGTCACGCGCGAGCTCGGCGGCCGCGGCATCACGGCGAACGTCGTCGCGCCGGGCTTCATCGAGACCGACATGACCGCGGAGCTGCCCGAGGCGACCGCCGCCGAGTACAAGAAGTCCATCCCGGCCGGCCGCTACGGCACCGCCGCCGAGGTCGCGGGCGTCGTGGCGTGGGTGTCCTCGGACGAGGCCGCGTACATCTCGGGCGCCGTGATCCCGGTCGACGGCGGCCTCGGCATGGGCCACTGA
- a CDS encoding DUF3099 domain-containing protein — protein sequence MPAPQQSVTSLPRSPEEDRHARMVKYTIAMTIRMVCILSCLFLQGWWLAVAAIGAIVLPYFAVILANVGGNQGTAVERPGGVVVVSARHSGFPPPAEPYVPSEPFRASEPSTTPEPFTTYETGRAPEPPRASDVRPTTAGGTAAPDTPTDA from the coding sequence ATGCCAGCTCCGCAGCAGTCGGTCACCAGCCTCCCCCGATCCCCGGAGGAGGACCGCCATGCCCGCATGGTGAAGTACACCATCGCCATGACCATCCGCATGGTCTGCATCCTGTCGTGCCTCTTCCTGCAGGGGTGGTGGTTGGCCGTGGCCGCCATCGGCGCCATCGTGCTGCCGTACTTCGCGGTCATCCTGGCCAACGTCGGCGGCAACCAGGGCACCGCGGTCGAGCGCCCCGGCGGCGTGGTGGTCGTGTCCGCCCGCCACTCCGGCTTCCCGCCGCCCGCCGAGCCGTACGTGCCCTCTGAGCCCTTCCGCGCGTCGGAGCCGTCCACCACGCCGGAGCCGTTCACGACCTACGAGACCGGTCGCGCGCCCGAGCCCCCGCGCGCCTCCGACGTCCGTCCGACGACCGCGGGCGGCACGGCCGCGCCCGACACCCCGACCGACGCGTGA